Proteins from a single region of Thunnus albacares chromosome 16, fThuAlb1.1, whole genome shotgun sequence:
- the yy1b gene encoding transcriptional repressor protein YY1b isoform X3 produces MASGDTLYIETDGSEMPAEIVELHEIEVETIPVETIETTVVGGDDDDDDDDDDGQPMIALQPLVTDDPGSIHHHHHHHQEVILVQTREEVVGGDDSDLHTGGGAGFEDQILIPVPAPGVEDEYIEQTLVTVAGKSSVGRVKRGGGAGGKKAGKKSYLSGAEAGGRKWEQKQVQIKTLEGEFSVTMWASDDNKDIDHESVVEEQIVGENSPPDYSEYMTGKKLPPGGIPGIDLSDPKQLAEFARMKPRKVKEDDAPRTIACPHKGCTKMFRDNSAMRKHLHTHGPRVHVCAECGKAFVESSKLKRHQLVHTGEKPFQCTFEGCGKRFSLDFNLRTHVRIHTGDRPYVCPFDGCNKKFAQSTNLKSHILTHAKAKNNQ; encoded by the exons ATGGCATCCGGAGATACGCTGTACATTGAGACAGACGGCTCGGAGATGCCGGCCGAGATCGTGGAGCTCCACGAGATAGAGGTGGAAACGATACCGGTGGAAACGATCGAGACCACGGTGGTCGGCGGGGAtgatgacgacgacgacgacgacgacgacgggCAGCCCATGATCGCGCTACAGCCGCTGGTCACGGACGACCCCGGCTccatccaccaccaccaccaccaccaccaggaGGTGATCCTGGTGCAGACCCGGGAGGAGGTGGTCGGCGGGGATGACTCGGACCTACACACGGGCGGCGGCGCGGGGTTCGAGGATCAGATCCTCATCCCGGTACCGGCTCCGGGAGTGGAGGACGAGTACATCGAGCAGACTCTGGTGACTGTGGCCGGGAAGAGCTCCGTGGGTCGGGTGAAGCGGGGAGGCGGCGCCGGCGGGAAGAAAGCAGGCAAAAAGAGCTATTTAAGCGGCGCGGAGGCCGGCGGAAGAAAATGGGAGCAGAAGCAGGTGCAGATAAAGACACTGGAGGGGGAGTTTTCTGTCACAATGTGGGCTTCGG atGACAATAAAGACATTGACCATGAGTCGGTGGTGGAAGAGCAGATCGTCGGGGAGAACTCTCCTCCAGATTACTCTGAGTACATGACAGGGAAGAAGCTGCCCCCAGGTGGCATCCCGGGGATCGACCTCTCAGACCCCAAACAACTGGCCGAGTTTGCCAG GATGAAACCCAGGAAAGTCAAAGAGGACGATGCTCCCCGGACGATAGCTTGCCCTCATAAA GGCTGCACAAAGATGTTCAGGGATAACTCAGCCATGAGGAAGCATCTCCACACCCACGGACCCCGCGTGCACGTCTGCGCCGAGTGCGGCAAGGCCTTCGTGGAGAGCTCCAAACTCAAACGTCACCAACTTGTTCACACAGGGGAGAAACCCTTCCAG TGTACCTTTGAGGGCTGCGGGAAAAGGTTTTCTCTCGACTTCAACCTGCGCACACACGTGcggatccacactggagaccGGCCCTACGTCTGCCCTTTTGACGGCTGCAATAAGAAATTCGCCCAGTCAACCAACCTAAAGTCTCACATTCTCACACACGCCAAAGCCAAAAATAACCAATGA
- the yy1b gene encoding transcriptional repressor protein YY1b isoform X2, with product MASGDTLYIETDGSEMPAEIVELHEIEVETIPVETIETTVVGGDDDDDDDDDDGQPMIALQPLVTDDPGSIHHHHHHHQEVILVQTREEVVGGDDSDLHTGGGAGFEDQILIPVPAPGVEDEYIEQTLVTVAGKSSVGRVKRGGGAGGKKAGKKSYLSGAEAGGRKWEQKQVQIKTLEGEFSVTMWASDIDHESVVEEQIVGENSPPDYSEYMTGKKLPPGGIPGIDLSDPKQLAEFARSPKPKDIQFTTTEDQDQPAYFATINRKMKPRKVKEDDAPRTIACPHKGCTKMFRDNSAMRKHLHTHGPRVHVCAECGKAFVESSKLKRHQLVHTGEKPFQCTFEGCGKRFSLDFNLRTHVRIHTGDRPYVCPFDGCNKKFAQSTNLKSHILTHAKAKNNQ from the exons ATGGCATCCGGAGATACGCTGTACATTGAGACAGACGGCTCGGAGATGCCGGCCGAGATCGTGGAGCTCCACGAGATAGAGGTGGAAACGATACCGGTGGAAACGATCGAGACCACGGTGGTCGGCGGGGAtgatgacgacgacgacgacgacgacgacgggCAGCCCATGATCGCGCTACAGCCGCTGGTCACGGACGACCCCGGCTccatccaccaccaccaccaccaccaccaggaGGTGATCCTGGTGCAGACCCGGGAGGAGGTGGTCGGCGGGGATGACTCGGACCTACACACGGGCGGCGGCGCGGGGTTCGAGGATCAGATCCTCATCCCGGTACCGGCTCCGGGAGTGGAGGACGAGTACATCGAGCAGACTCTGGTGACTGTGGCCGGGAAGAGCTCCGTGGGTCGGGTGAAGCGGGGAGGCGGCGCCGGCGGGAAGAAAGCAGGCAAAAAGAGCTATTTAAGCGGCGCGGAGGCCGGCGGAAGAAAATGGGAGCAGAAGCAGGTGCAGATAAAGACACTGGAGGGGGAGTTTTCTGTCACAATGTGGGCTTCGG ACATTGACCATGAGTCGGTGGTGGAAGAGCAGATCGTCGGGGAGAACTCTCCTCCAGATTACTCTGAGTACATGACAGGGAAGAAGCTGCCCCCAGGTGGCATCCCGGGGATCGACCTCTCAGACCCCAAACAACTGGCCGAGTTTGCCAG gagtccaaaacccaaagatattcaatttaccaCCACTGAAGACCAAGACCAACCAGCATATTTTGCAACAATTAACCGCAA GATGAAACCCAGGAAAGTCAAAGAGGACGATGCTCCCCGGACGATAGCTTGCCCTCATAAA GGCTGCACAAAGATGTTCAGGGATAACTCAGCCATGAGGAAGCATCTCCACACCCACGGACCCCGCGTGCACGTCTGCGCCGAGTGCGGCAAGGCCTTCGTGGAGAGCTCCAAACTCAAACGTCACCAACTTGTTCACACAGGGGAGAAACCCTTCCAG TGTACCTTTGAGGGCTGCGGGAAAAGGTTTTCTCTCGACTTCAACCTGCGCACACACGTGcggatccacactggagaccGGCCCTACGTCTGCCCTTTTGACGGCTGCAATAAGAAATTCGCCCAGTCAACCAACCTAAAGTCTCACATTCTCACACACGCCAAAGCCAAAAATAACCAATGA
- the yy1b gene encoding transcriptional repressor protein YY1b isoform X1, with translation MASGDTLYIETDGSEMPAEIVELHEIEVETIPVETIETTVVGGDDDDDDDDDDGQPMIALQPLVTDDPGSIHHHHHHHQEVILVQTREEVVGGDDSDLHTGGGAGFEDQILIPVPAPGVEDEYIEQTLVTVAGKSSVGRVKRGGGAGGKKAGKKSYLSGAEAGGRKWEQKQVQIKTLEGEFSVTMWASDDNKDIDHESVVEEQIVGENSPPDYSEYMTGKKLPPGGIPGIDLSDPKQLAEFARSPKPKDIQFTTTEDQDQPAYFATINRKMKPRKVKEDDAPRTIACPHKGCTKMFRDNSAMRKHLHTHGPRVHVCAECGKAFVESSKLKRHQLVHTGEKPFQCTFEGCGKRFSLDFNLRTHVRIHTGDRPYVCPFDGCNKKFAQSTNLKSHILTHAKAKNNQ, from the exons ATGGCATCCGGAGATACGCTGTACATTGAGACAGACGGCTCGGAGATGCCGGCCGAGATCGTGGAGCTCCACGAGATAGAGGTGGAAACGATACCGGTGGAAACGATCGAGACCACGGTGGTCGGCGGGGAtgatgacgacgacgacgacgacgacgacgggCAGCCCATGATCGCGCTACAGCCGCTGGTCACGGACGACCCCGGCTccatccaccaccaccaccaccaccaccaggaGGTGATCCTGGTGCAGACCCGGGAGGAGGTGGTCGGCGGGGATGACTCGGACCTACACACGGGCGGCGGCGCGGGGTTCGAGGATCAGATCCTCATCCCGGTACCGGCTCCGGGAGTGGAGGACGAGTACATCGAGCAGACTCTGGTGACTGTGGCCGGGAAGAGCTCCGTGGGTCGGGTGAAGCGGGGAGGCGGCGCCGGCGGGAAGAAAGCAGGCAAAAAGAGCTATTTAAGCGGCGCGGAGGCCGGCGGAAGAAAATGGGAGCAGAAGCAGGTGCAGATAAAGACACTGGAGGGGGAGTTTTCTGTCACAATGTGGGCTTCGG atGACAATAAAGACATTGACCATGAGTCGGTGGTGGAAGAGCAGATCGTCGGGGAGAACTCTCCTCCAGATTACTCTGAGTACATGACAGGGAAGAAGCTGCCCCCAGGTGGCATCCCGGGGATCGACCTCTCAGACCCCAAACAACTGGCCGAGTTTGCCAG gagtccaaaacccaaagatattcaatttaccaCCACTGAAGACCAAGACCAACCAGCATATTTTGCAACAATTAACCGCAA GATGAAACCCAGGAAAGTCAAAGAGGACGATGCTCCCCGGACGATAGCTTGCCCTCATAAA GGCTGCACAAAGATGTTCAGGGATAACTCAGCCATGAGGAAGCATCTCCACACCCACGGACCCCGCGTGCACGTCTGCGCCGAGTGCGGCAAGGCCTTCGTGGAGAGCTCCAAACTCAAACGTCACCAACTTGTTCACACAGGGGAGAAACCCTTCCAG TGTACCTTTGAGGGCTGCGGGAAAAGGTTTTCTCTCGACTTCAACCTGCGCACACACGTGcggatccacactggagaccGGCCCTACGTCTGCCCTTTTGACGGCTGCAATAAGAAATTCGCCCAGTCAACCAACCTAAAGTCTCACATTCTCACACACGCCAAAGCCAAAAATAACCAATGA